DNA sequence from the Methanothermobacter sp. genome:
GCTGTGCAACGACGGGGTCAATGAGTGTGTTGAACTCTGACCTTGAATCTGTATTTGTGTAGGATGACCTGCCAGCTGTGGTTATGATGTGGTTGATCATGTGGGTGGTGGTTGATTTCCCGTTGGTTCCGGTTACAGCTATCCTCCGGGAGGACGAGGCAAACCGGTTTATGGTCCATGAAAGTGCAAGGGCATTTGCGATTTCAATCCTATCCACAAGGATGATTGGCACATCCAGAACCCCTGTGTCGGACCTCAAATCCTGGGTTATTATGGCTGCAACACCCCTTTCTGAGGCAATCTGAATACCCCTATCGTCGATCCAGTGCCTTATAACAATGTCACCTTCCTCTGCAGCCCCCAGGGTTGTGAATTTACCCCTGAATTCTCCTCCACTTCCCACGAGTTTTCCTGAAACCCTCTCTGCGATTTCCTCGATGTCCATCTTATCCACCATCCTCTGAAGTTTCTGATGGCAGGGACGGCGATGTTGAGAGCTCCACAATATCCATACCATCCACCATCAGAATTTGAACCCGCTTAGGTAGAGTCCAAGGCCGCAGACAGCCGCGGTTATCAGCCAGTAGAGCAGCACGATCCTCCTCTCGGACATTCCACGGTAGTGGAGTGTGTGGTGCAATGGCTCCACAGGTAGTCTGATGACTCCTGCACGGTGAAGGAGGCTGATTATAACTGAGACCACGGGGACAGCTATGGCGAGAACACCGAAATAAACTTTATCTGTGAGCATCACAGCCGTTGCATATCCTGCTCCAAGGGCAAATGAACCTGTGTCACCCATGAATATGCTGGCCGGGTGCCTGTTGAATACAAGAAAACCTGCAGAGATCCCTGCAAGGACCACGAATGGAAGAGCTGCTGCAGATAATCCCAGGAGCAGTGCACATGATAGAGAGGCTATGAACATTATCCCTGAGGCCATCCCATCCATACCATCTATCAGGTTCACCGCGTTGATGGCACCCACCATTCCCCCGATAACAATGGGTGCCGCTGCAATACCCAGATTGAATCCTCCAAGTCTGGTAACCGCGCCACCAATAACAAGGAATACCCCTATCATGAGCTGGGCGAGTATCTTCTCACCCTCGCTCACCTCGCTCTTTATGGGTGCCTCACCCACCACCTCAACAAACCCCCTCTCCAGGAGCTCCTCCACATCCCTTTTTGCCTTATCTGTGGCCGCCCTTGCCTCCTCCCCTGGTTTCAGCACCAGCTGGCCAACCTCAAGGGGACCGTCAGATACGTTTCTGATTATCCTCTGGACCTCCTTAACCTTAAGTCCAATCAGGTCGTCGAGGAGTCCCACAATGGCAGATGTGAGGATTATGAGTGCTGTGAGGACAAGGTATGGGTTGTTGCGGTAGATGATGGTTACAAGAAGCACTGCAAGGAGCATGCCAAGGCCCCCCATTGTGGGTGTCCCTGCCTTGTGGCTGTGCTCTGTAACTATTGGCCTGTCCCCGATACCCGCACTTCTTAGAACGTTCCTTATAAAGAGTGTGAAGGCCGCTGACGCGGCGGCACTTATAATGAATGCTGCTAACCCAATCTCCATCATATCACCCTGAGTCTCTTCATGATCAGATCAAGTTTCTCACTATTCTCAGCCCTTGCTGTGAGCCTCATATGACTCTGAGGCCCGTGCAACAGCCACTTTACCCCCTCAGGCATTAATGATTCGATATTCCCTGGATTTCCCAGGGGTATCTCCAGCGCATGGTAATCCTCTCTTTTAAGTTTATTGGGGTTCCAGTCCCCAATTGCCATGTCCACAAGGCTGTGCATTGGATTTATTCCTGTGGCGGCCTCGGAGATGTACCTTGTACCGCTGGGCCTTGTGTTGACCTCTATAGCATAGAGGATACCGTCGTCAGAGAGTATCATGTCAACGTCCGTGTTTCCCTCCGCTCCAAGGAGTTCAGTTATCCTGGAGGCCATTTTAATGCCTTCATCTCCATTAAAGCCCTCAATGACTGCGGGGGCCCTCTTCACCTTCCCCAGTGGGTGGATTCCCTCCGTACTTGTGGGGCCCTTGTCCACAGCCACAAGGGGGAATGTTTGCCCATCCCAGCGGAGGACCTCCACTGAGATCTCAACTCCCTGTATGTATTCCTCCATGATTGCAGATTCATGGGAGCCGAGGTATTCCTCCACATCAGTATATGAAGATGCAACCTTTATGTTTGATCCCCCCTGCCCCCCTCTCTGTTTAAGGACGGTGGGGAACCCCCTTACTTCATCTGCAGTCCCTATCAGAGCATACTCTGGTGTTTTTATACCGTTTTCAGTGAAGAACTCCTTGGTTTTGAGTTTATCGGTGGAGATCTCTGCCGCCCCTTCGCCAGAGGCAACAACTGGAATCCCGTGACTCTCCTCAAGTTCCGTCTTAAGCCTGGCAACGTCTCTGAGGGGACCGTCGACACCTATGAGGGGTACAACCGCGTCGACATCCTCCCTCAGTGCAATTTCCAGGGGTGCATCCATGCCACGGGGCACTATGAAGTGGGAGTCTGCTAGTTCAAGGTTGGGTGCCTCTGGATTTGACTCTGAAAGTAGGGTGGTAACTCCCCTTGATGATGCATAGTCTGCAACGTCATTGAATAGTCTTGAGCCAATGAATAGGATCCTCATGTTATCACTTAAAAAATCAAGAACTGGTTTACTGTTTGGGAAGCTATTATAAATAATTTAATACCCTTTAAGTTGGGAGGCTATGATCTAGATCTGATTTAAATTAGAGGGGCTCTTCTCACAGGATGTCTCATCGATTGCCGAGAGGAGTAAATCTTTGAGTTCATATGCGGCCTTCCTGACCCTTGCAGATAGTTCCATTCCAAATTCAAGGTTTTCTGGCTGAACCCCTATCAGGGTTATCCTGCAGTCACCCTGCTCCTCAAGGTACCTCACCAGGAATGAAAGGGGCATGGCGTGGGTGGATATGCTGTACTCTGCTATCCTCTCTCTATCAATCAGCATGATGGTCCCTGGCTCTTCACCCATCTCCACCGCATCCACTATGATAATATGGCTGGGCTTCTCTGACCTTATCCTTCCTGTGAAGTTTTCAGGGACTGTGCCTGCATTTATGAGTAGATGGCCCCTTTCAGTAACATTCCCTGATATGATTGATGCAAGGTATGGTCCGAATCCATCGTCGGACCTCAGTTCATTTCCAACTGTAAGTACAAGGAGCCTGGTGCAGCCCTCCAGGAAGTCACTTAATCTCTGCCTTAACCGAATCAAGACCACCGCCCATTGTGTATGAGACCTTAACCCTGAAATCACCCTCCTCAAGGGTATCACCCAGGGGTAGGAGGAGCGGAGGGTTCATCATGGGTGTCGGGCCACAGATTATATTCTCTGCCGGGACTGTGAATGAGGTTATTCTTATGGCGTTGAAGGAGCCCGACGCCACAAGTTTCAGGGTTCCCCTGAACTTTTCAGGTATCCTCCCCCTGAAATCAATCCTATCATAAACGTGGAGAGGGCCTGCTGAGGGTGCTCTGATGTTTTCATCATATGAGATGCCTCCACCCATCATCATCACAGGCTCCGCAGCGTTGATAACCGCAGCGGGTATGACTTCACCCTCCTTTTTAAGGAATCTAACTGCCCTCCTCAAAACCGGGACCTGCTCCTCATCTATGAGTGCAGTGTCAAGCATTTCACATATGATTGTATCTGCCCTCTCAGTGAATTCATATTCCAGGGCATCCTCATTCACAACCGTGACATTCTCAAGATCAGAGAGATTTTCCCGTGCACATGCCGCTATTCTGGGGTCCCTTTCAATTGCAATGACATGATCTGCGTATTCTGATGCAAAGAATGAGAGAATGCCGCTGCCAGCTCCAAGGTCATAGGTGAGCCCCCGCGCAGTGGAGGCTATCGCCTCATAAAATGCTGAAAGGCGTTCATGGTCCCGCAGGAGGTGCTGGTGATACGCTGTGACCCTGAATTTCATCTGATCCTTGCCTAGTGCTCATGCTCCACTTTCTGTTCTGTTGATGTGCTTGTGAGCCTTACGTGTTCAACACCCTTGAGCCTCATCATCTTCTCTGTGAGCTCCCGAATCTTTGAAACGTCACCCTTGACAACGATCACCTCAAGGCAGTGCTTCTCTGTCATGTGCACATGCATAACCGCATTGATGTATTCACGGTAGTCGTGCTGAATATCCGCAAGATCCTCCATGACACCCGTATAATGGTGGTCATAGATAACCGCAATTATACCGATTCTCTCTCCTTCCATTTCATTCATCCACTGGTACCTGACAATGTAGTCCTTGAGGGCATCCCTTATACCCTTGGACCTTGACTGGTAACCACGGTCCCTTAAAACTTCA
Encoded proteins:
- a CDS encoding glycosyltransferase family 4 protein; the protein is MMEIGLAAFIISAAASAAFTLFIRNVLRSAGIGDRPIVTEHSHKAGTPTMGGLGMLLAVLLVTIIYRNNPYLVLTALIILTSAIVGLLDDLIGLKVKEVQRIIRNVSDGPLEVGQLVLKPGEEARAATDKAKRDVEELLERGFVEVVGEAPIKSEVSEGEKILAQLMIGVFLVIGGAVTRLGGFNLGIAAAPIVIGGMVGAINAVNLIDGMDGMASGIMFIASLSCALLLGLSAAALPFVVLAGISAGFLVFNRHPASIFMGDTGSFALGAGYATAVMLTDKVYFGVLAIAVPVVSVIISLLHRAGVIRLPVEPLHHTLHYRGMSERRIVLLYWLITAAVCGLGLYLSGFKF
- a CDS encoding acetyl-CoA carboxylase biotin carboxylase subunit family protein, with protein sequence MRILFIGSRLFNDVADYASSRGVTTLLSESNPEAPNLELADSHFIVPRGMDAPLEIALREDVDAVVPLIGVDGPLRDVARLKTELEESHGIPVVASGEGAAEISTDKLKTKEFFTENGIKTPEYALIGTADEVRGFPTVLKQRGGQGGSNIKVASSYTDVEEYLGSHESAIMEEYIQGVEISVEVLRWDGQTFPLVAVDKGPTSTEGIHPLGKVKRAPAVIEGFNGDEGIKMASRITELLGAEGNTDVDMILSDDGILYAIEVNTRPSGTRYISEAATGINPMHSLVDMAIGDWNPNKLKREDYHALEIPLGNPGNIESLMPEGVKWLLHGPQSHMRLTARAENSEKLDLIMKRLRVI
- the hycI gene encoding hydrogenase maturation peptidase HycI: MVLIRLRQRLSDFLEGCTRLLVLTVGNELRSDDGFGPYLASIISGNVTERGHLLINAGTVPENFTGRIRSEKPSHIIIVDAVEMGEEPGTIMLIDRERIAEYSISTHAMPLSFLVRYLEEQGDCRITLIGVQPENLEFGMELSARVRKAAYELKDLLLSAIDETSCEKSPSNLNQI
- a CDS encoding methyltransferase domain-containing protein, which gives rise to MKFRVTAYHQHLLRDHERLSAFYEAIASTARGLTYDLGAGSGILSFFASEYADHVIAIERDPRIAACARENLSDLENVTVVNEDALEYEFTERADTIICEMLDTALIDEEQVPVLRRAVRFLKKEGEVIPAAVINAAEPVMMMGGGISYDENIRAPSAGPLHVYDRIDFRGRIPEKFRGTLKLVASGSFNAIRITSFTVPAENIICGPTPMMNPPLLLPLGDTLEEGDFRVKVSYTMGGGLDSVKAEIK
- the nikR gene encoding nickel-responsive transcriptional regulator NikR, producing MMRISMSLPKKLLNEFDEVLRDRGYQSRSKGIRDALKDYIVRYQWMNEMEGERIGIIAVIYDHHYTGVMEDLADIQHDYREYINAVMHVHMTEKHCLEVIVVKGDVSKIRELTEKMMRLKGVEHVRLTSTSTEQKVEHEH